A stretch of the Capsicum annuum cultivar UCD-10X-F1 chromosome 8, UCD10Xv1.1, whole genome shotgun sequence genome encodes the following:
- the LOC107839268 gene encoding transcriptional activator TAF-1: MGNSEDGKSCKLEKPSSPAPDQSNLHVYPDWAAMQAYYGPRVAVPAYFNSAVAPGHTPHPYMWGPQPMIPPYGTPYAALYAHGGVYAHPGVPIGSHPPSHGMATSPAVSQAMDGASLSLDASAKSSGNSERGLMKKLKEFEGLAMSLGNGSADNVEGGTDNGHSQSGETEGSTDGSNTNGVGVSERSKKRSCETTPDNSGDDKSHSRRCQPSGEVSNDAEKAIVAVSPGKVAEKVTGTVLSPSMTTLEMRNPASAHMKAGPTNGSPLSPALPNEAWLQNERELKREKRKQSNRESARRSRLRKQAEAEELAVRVQSLTAENMTLKSEINKLIENSEKLKLDNAALMERLKNEQLGQTEEVSLGRIDDKRLQPVGTVNLLARVNNSGSSDRTNEEGEVYENNSSGAKLHQLLDTNPRTDAVAAG; encoded by the exons GACCAGAGCAATCTCCATGTCTATCCTGATTGGGCGGCCATGCAG GCATATTATGGTCCTCGAGTAGCTGTACCTGCATATTTCAATTCAGCTGTTGCACCTGGTCATACCCCCCATCCTTATATGTGGGGGCCACAG CCTATGATACCACCTTATGGCACCCCTTATGCAGCACTATATGCTCATGGTGGGGTTTATGCGCATCCTGGAGTCCCAATT GGATCTCATCCTCCTAGTCATGGTATGGCAACATCTCCTGCTGTCAGCCAGGCCATG GATGGTGCTTCTTTGAGTTTAGATGCTTCTGCTAAGTCCTCAGGGAATTCTGAGCGAGGCTTGATGAAAAAGCTGAAGGAATTTGAGGGTCTGGCAATGTCGCTAGGAAATGGCAGTGCTGACAATGTTGAGGGTGGAACGGACAACGGACATTCACAGAG TGGGGAAACTGAAGGTTCAACTGATGGAAGCAACACAAATGGAGTTGGG GTCAGTGAGAGAAGTAAGAAAAGGAGCTGTGAGACAACTCCTGATAACT CTGGTGATGATAAGAGTCACTCACGAAGATGTCAACCTAGTGGCGAAGTAAGTAATGATGCTGAGAAGGCAATTGTCGCTGTTAGTCCTGGTAAGGTTGCAGAGAAAGTGACGGGAACAGTACTTTCTCCTAGCATGACAACTTTGGAAATGAGAAATCCTGCCAGTGCACATATGAAAGCTGGCCCAACTAATGGTTCACCACTCAGCCCTGCACTGCCAAATGAAGCCTGGTTACAG AATGAGCGTGAGTTAAAGCGGGAGAAAAGGAAACAGTCTAATCGGGAATCTGCAAGGCGATCAAGATTGAGAAAACAG GCTGAAGCTGAAGAATTGGCAGTGCGAGTTCAGTCTTTAACAGCAGAAAACATGACACTCAAATCCGAGATTAACAAATTAATTGAGAACTCAGAGAAACTGAAGCTAGACAATGCTGCTTTAATG GAGAGACTGAAAAATGAACAGCTAGGACAGACAGAAGAAGTGAGTTTAGGTAGGATTGATGATAAGAGGCTGCAACCTGTTGGAACAGTAAACCTGCTAGCAAGAGTCAACAATTCTGGTTCCTCCGATAGAACAAATGAGGAGGGTGAAGTTTATGAGAACAACAGCTCTGGAGCAAAACTTCATCAGCTACTTGATACCAACCCTAGAACTGATGCAGTGGCAGCTGGGTGA